The following coding sequences lie in one Panulirus ornatus isolate Po-2019 chromosome 70, ASM3632096v1, whole genome shotgun sequence genomic window:
- the LOC139747755 gene encoding uncharacterized protein, whose product MSKGCFCGISNFTMETSQATREAILQLHNEGYSDSEIGRRLGIHRSTVARWIRRQAELGNTDNRHRRGRPRCTTPEDDQAIAAVIAAAPFTPASNIRDTLGLQCTPQTVRNRHHSEGLRGRIPATKPVLSEANMESRVEYALEYADKPHQFWENVIFCDEKTFCSDGPPANKHVWRHPNTRYETQHVVGSRRSGRARQCRTIWLDPSMVLVSVSWWMSGLAT is encoded by the exons atgtcgaaaggttgtttttgtggtatatctaattttaccatggagacctcacaagcgacacgtgaagctattctacagcttcataatgagggctacagcgactctgaaattgggagacgtcttggtattcaccggtcaaccgtagcacgatggattcgccgacaggcagagttgggcaacacagacaacaggcatcggcgtgggcgcccacgttgcacaaccccggaagatgatcag gccatagcagctgtcattgctgctgcccccttcacgcccgctagcaacattcgggatactcttggtctgcagtgcacgcctcaaactgtccgaaacagacatcactctgaggggctacgtggtcgcataccagcaacaaaacctgtgttaagtgaggcaaacatggagagcagggtggagtatgcgttggagtatgcggacaagccacatcagttttgggagaacgtcatcttttgtgatgaaaaaaccttctgcagcgatggtccccctgcaaacaaacatgtttggcggcatcctaacaccag atacgagacacaacatgtggtgggtagcaggaggagtgggcgcgcgcgtcagtgcaggactatttggttggatccatccatggtgctggtgtcggtgagttggtggatgtcgggcctggccacttga